Below is a window of Lacrimispora xylanolytica DNA.
TCGGTATGACTCATCCAGCAGATGGTCTTGGAGCTGACATTTTTTAAGATTTTGCTGTCGGCTTCTACGTCAACTTCAGTCTTGCCGTATTCACTGACAGGCGCTGTGTTTACCTTGCCGCCCAGCATATGTGCCATTAACTGAGAACCGTAGCAGATTCCCAGAATCGGGATTCCCAATTCAAAGAGCTCCTTTTCACAGCGAGGTGACTCTTCCTTATATGCACTGTTTGGACCACCTGTAAAAATAATTCCTTTGGGATTTATTTCCTTAATCTTGTCCAGTGACAGCGTGTGGGGATGAACCTCACAGTAAACATTGCATTCTCTGACTCTTCTGGCAATCAGCTGGTTGTACTGTCCGCCGAAATCCAGAACGATAATCATTTCTCTTTTCACGGGTATTCCTCCTAATTTCATCTTTGACAAATAGCGCTTTGGGTTACATTATATTCTACTTCCTTGGGCTTGACAAGCATTTTCTCGAATTCAAAAAAAACATGTGGAAAGTCACAAAATATTAGGTGTGACACTCCCAAACAGCCATCAAATAGCCAGTGGTAGCGCTTGACCTGTTTTCACGATTATTTCACAAATTGGTCAAAGTTTTATCACAAGAAACATTTATGATATTCCTTGTAAACGATTGAAGCATTTTTTCTCATAAATACTTTTTCATATCACGCTGGCAGAATCCCCCTTCTGCCGGCGTCTTCCTTTTCTTAGGAATATGATACATTCTAACTGCTGCAATACACCACCGCACCTTGCATTTACATTCGTAAATTTATCCCTAAATTTGACCTATTTATAATATGTTCCCTTGTTCCAATATATCATACCTGCTATGATACAGGAAAATCCCGCCTGTTGAACCATACTGCTGTCATTTCTGACAGGCATGTTACAAAAGGCGGAATCTTCAATATCATTATAGTTATGAAACCATACTTATTCTAAATATTTCTTTATATAATGGCCGGTGTAGGAATCAGGACAAAGTGCCACGTCTTCTGGTGTGCCCTTAGCAATGACGGTACCGCCCTTGTCTCCTCCTTCAGGGCCAATGTCAATGATGTAGTCCGCAGTCTTAATGACCTCCAGATTATGTTCAATGACAACTACCGTATTGCCGCCCTCTGAAAGCTTTCTTAAAATCTCAATCAGCTTGTGAACATCAGCAAAATGAAGTCCCGTGGTTGGCTCGTCTAAAATGTAGATGGTCTTACCCGTTCCACGCTTGCTTAATTCTGTAGCCAGTTTAATTCTCTGGGCTTCACCGCCTGATAATTCTGTGGAAGGCTGTCCAAGTCGGATATAGGAAAGTCCTACATCATTCAGAGTTGATATTTTTCTTGAGATAGACGGTACATTTTCAAAAAACTTTACGGCTTCTTCTACGGTCATATCAAGAACATCATAAATGTTTTTTCCCTTATATTTCACATCTAAGGTCTCTCGGTTGTAACGCTTTCCATTACATACTTCACAAGGGACGTAGACATCAGGAAGAAAGTGCATCTCTATCTTGATAATACCATCACCATTACATGCTTCACAGCGTCCGCCTTTAACGTTAAAGCTGAAACGGCCTTTGGAATAGCCCTTTGCCTTTGCATCAGGGGTGGAGGCAAATAAGTCACGAATCAAGTCAAATACACCTGTATAGGTGGCTGGGTTAGATCTTGGTGTTCTTCCAATTGGGGACTGATCGATGGCTATGATTTTATCAAGCTGATCCACGCCCTCCAGGGACTTATGCTTTCCTGGAACAGTTCTTGCCCGGTTTAATTTCTTTGCCAGAGCTTTGTAAAGAATCTCATTGACAAGAGAACTCTTACCGGAACCCGATACACCGGTGACACAGGTCATGACTCCAAGAGGGAAAGAAACATCAATGTTTTTTAAATTATTCTCTTGTGCTCCCTTTACAGTCAGATATCCGGTTGGCTCTCTGCGCTCTTTGGGTACTGGAATCTTAATGCGACCGCTTAAATAAGCTCCGGTGACTGAATTCTTATTCTTCATGATCTGCTTTGCAGTTCCTACTGCAACAACATTACCACCGTGCTCTCCGGCACCTGGACCGATATCCACAATGTAATCGGCTGCCATCATGGTGTCTTCGTCATGTTCTACCACAATTACGCTGTTTCCAAGGTCTCTCAGATGAAGAAGGGTCTTTAACAGCTTGTCATTATCTCTCTGGTGAAGACCGATACTCGGCTCATCTAAGATATAAGCAACGCCAACCAGTCCGGAACCAATCTGGGTTGCCAGACGGATTCTCTGGGCCTCTCCGCCGGACAGGGTTCCTGTAGCACGGCTTAAGGTCAGATAATCAAGACCAACATCAATGAGGAAGGAAACTCTTGCTCTGATTTCTTTTAATATCTGATCACCAATGGCACGCTGCATAGGAGTCAGATTCATCTGGTCAAAGAACTCACGGAAGCGGACGATGGACATATTGGTGGCTTCGTAAATATTTTTATCTCCTACCGTAACGGCAAGTGATTCTTTTTTCAGTCTCATGCCGCCGCAGGCTGGACATGGGGTGATGCGCATAAAGGTCTCATACTCAGCTTTGGAGGACTCAGAATAGGTTTCCCGGTATCTTCTGGCAACATTCTGTACTAGTCCCTCAAAGGCAACGTCGTAGATGCCTTCTCCTCGCTGTCCCTTATAATATACTTTTACTTCCTTTCCATTGGTTCCATGGATCAGGATGTCATGTACTTCTTTTGGATAATCCTCAAAGGGAGTATTCAGCTTAAAATGATACTCCTTTGCCAACGCATCCAGGACCGCACGGGTATAGCTTCCCTTATCGGTACAGGACTGCCAGCCAAGAACGGTAATGGCTCCTTCATCAATGCTAAGGCTCTTGTCCGGAATCATCAGATCTTCGTCAAACTCCATCTTATATCCAAGACCAAAACAGTCCGGGCAGGCTCCAAATGGGTTATTAAAGGAGAAGCTTCTTGGCTCAACTTCGTCAATGCTGATGCCGCAGTCCGGGCAGGAAAAGCTCTGACTGAAATTAATCGGATTCCCATCTATCACGTCTACGATCATAAGGCCATCTGCCAAGTCCATAACAGTCTCAATGGAATCGGTCAGACGCTTTTCTATGCCTTCCCGGATAGCCAGACGATCTACTACGACTTCTATGTTATGTTTTATGTTCTTGTCCAGCTTGATTTCTTCAGACAGCTCATAGAGATTGCCATCAATTCGGACTCTGACGTAACCGCTTTTTCTGGAGTTTTCCAGTACCTTTGCGTGCTCGCCTTTTCTTCCGCGGACCACTGGAGCCAGAAGCTGAATCTTTGTTCTCTCTGGCAGCTCCATAATCTGATCTACCATCTGATCTACGGTCTGTTTCCGAATCTCACGTCCACACTTCGGACAATGAGGGATTCCTACTCTTGCATAAAGAAGTCGTAAATAATCATAAATCTCCGTTACCGTACCTACGGTGGAACGTGGATTACGGTTGGTAGACTTCTGGTCAATAGAAATGGCCGGCGAAAGACCTTCAATGTTCTCCACATCCGGTTTTTCCATCTGGCCCAAGAACTGTCTGGCATAAGAAGAAAGGGACTCCATATAGCGTCTCTGTCCCTCTGCATAAATGGTATCAAAAGCCAGGGAAGATTTTCCCGAACCGCTTAAGCCCGTTAAAACTACCAGCTCATTCCTTGGAATATCCACGGAAACGTTTTTTAAATTGTGCTCATTGGCACCTCTTATCTTAATATACTGTTTTGCCATAATGTACTCCTGTTATCAACTGACATCCTGAATGGCACTGCCTCAGGATGGGGGCCTCCTCAGCCCACTCCCTTATAACACAACAACTGATTTTTCCAATTATATCACACTATTTTGCTTTTTGCAAACATTTGTTCGATAATAAATCTACAATTTAGTCTTTCTGATCAAAGACCAGCAAACTCCATTATATATCATGCAACAGAGAAAAATAACTATGAAATCGCATCCATTCCAGGATACATTAAGGAAGGCAAGAAGAAAAAGAATGAGGGATTGATATAAAATAGATACAAGAGTTGCCAGGGGGGAACCCCTGATTTTTCATATGCGAATGCACATAGAATGTAACACACGCTCCATAAGTTCACAGGCTAATGGCATGTGATGTGATATGATGTGATATGATGTGATGCGAAGTAAGATATAGTCGCTTTTCTTATTTATAGAGAAATAATATTTATTTATCAAGAAGAAAAGCTACTTTTCTTGACATCCACCTTTCTATTATATATGATTTTATTTATTCTCAAAAAAATATTCTAAGATACGCGTTAGTACATTACATGTGCATATGCGTATGCTTGAACACATGGGTGGGCACGTGTTGACAGCTTGCAGATTCTAACAAAAAAGGTATAAATACAAGGAGGAAAAGACTTGAGGTTTGAATATACGAATTCAGTCAGTCAGGATTTCATTTTACTGTGCCAGGAGCTGGATGAATCTTTAAATGAACAGGTTGGCGGAGAGAAGAACCGCTCTCAATATGCCCAGTACAATTATTTGGATGACATTAAAGATGTGATCGTGGCCTATGACAATGATTTACCCGTAGCATGTGCCAGCTTCAAACGGTATGATGAAGAATGTGCCGAGGTAAAGCGGGTTTATGTGCGTGATGAATATCGGGGTAAGGGAATATCTAAAAAGCTTATGGAACTGATTGAGGTCTATGCCAAAGAAAAAGGATTTCAAGCTCTGATACTGGAGACCGGCAGGCCAATGACCACGGCAATCCATTTATACCAGGGCATAGGGTTTGAGACCATTCCTAATTATGGGCAATATAAAGATATGGCTGATTCCATCTGCATGAAAAAGGTACTATAATTTACCTGCCTAATTCATAGAAACAGGGCCTAAGCAAGCGCATTGATCTATTGATCTGCACAGCTTAGGCCCTGTTCGACTTTTTACTCTATAATTTCTTTCTTATAAGGATAGATGTTCTTTTTAGCTCTCCACGTCCTCATCAAGCTCCTGCATCAGTTCCGGGAAGCTCTCCCGTTCAAATTCCTGTATGGATATGGACTTCTTGTTTGGATTGGCGAAAACAAAGGTTTTGTCCACATTTTCCACGTAATTCTGGATTTTATCGTTGGTGGCACTGATAATTGCCTGAAAGCCAAGACCACGGATCAGCTCGATACAGCTTGCTACCTTTTCTGCGTCCATTTTCGAAAATGCCTCGTCAAGAACCACCAGGCGAATGGTAGGATTTCTTTGCACCTTTGGGGACTGGCTGATGCGGTAGGCCTGCGCAAAGCTTGCAAGAAGTGCCACATAAAGGGGGTTCTGGCCCTCTCCGCCGGAGTTTTTCTTAAGCATTTTACTTAAGCGGATTTTAATGACTTCATCTTCATTTTGCACCAGCTGCTGCATGTCAAAGGACAGATAGGTGCGGTAATCTGCGTACCGGTCCATATTTCTCTTGGCTTCCTCCATCTGCTCCGGGGTGGCATTGTCCGGCGGGATGAAGATATTAATAAGGTCATTGATGATTTCTCCGTACTGATTTTCGTGCTCCATGGTGAACAGGTTCATCTGGTCATCCACAGCATCCGTTAATTGAGAGGGATTCACCTCCAGGGAGTCATCCATGAACATGTCGTAATAACGGCCGTCCGGTCCTTTGTTCTTACCGATGACAAACTGGTATTTATCCTTACCGAAATCAAGACGGCTGATGATCCGGTTCAGTTCATCCTTTCGCTGAATGGCATCCCGGATGGCACTACGTATCTTGAACATGAAATCGTCTTTAAAATGAAGAACGGCTGATTTTGCCTGTTCTGCTGCCATTTTCCGATACTCTTCCAGATTTCCGCATTCCATCAGTTCCAGTAGTCTGTCGTACTCTTCATTGTCCTTTGAGGTAAGAGAGCAGTTTCTGTTGGGATATTTCCTTCCATACTCTCCTCTGGCAGAGACAAGAATAGAAAAGGCATCATCCCTTGCTTCCTCTGCCTTCTTTGACAGAGCATAGAACCGGTCCTTCAACCGGTCGTATCTCGGGATTTCTTCTGTCTCAAAATACGCTCTGCTTTCCTCTTCCAGCTCTTCCTCTGGTTCCAGGCTGCTTGTCTTCTCCACCAGCTGTGACTGAAGCTCCAGAATCTCTTTTTGATATCCTTCGATCTTACCGCTGCATTCAAAGATCAGCTTATCTAAGGCTCTTTGCTCTGCCCGCTTTCCGTCACACAGTATTAAAATGGCTTCCCGCTCCTTTTCCCACTCGCTGACATTTTGGGCTTTTATTTTCTCAAGCTTCTGTTCCAGCTTCTTTTTTTCTTTTTCCTTTTGATTTAAGGAGTTCATATCCTGCTGCCATTCCAGATAAACGCTTGTTTCTTCTGATAAGGCTTCCATGGAAAGAATTCTCTGGCATTCTTTTAAGACCTCTTCCTGAGGCTTTTTCTCTTCCTCCATGGAAATAAGGCTCTTTTCCAGCAAACGGATTCTTCTGCGGACGCTGTCCTTGCCGATATAGGCAAATTTCGTGTAATTGTCCGGATTCATATGCTGGAGCCGGAAGGTGTGATACAGCATGCAGTCTGGAGTCACTCCTACCTTGCAGCGGCGAAGCTCCTCCACGGTCAGGCATTTTACAACGCGGCCCAGGAGAAGATCGATGTAAGGCTGTAAGTAGGTCTCACGCACCACGACCTCCTCGGACAACGCTCCTTCCATTACCTCACTGGTATGCTTTGACGCTTCCTCGGTATCCAGAACTGCCACGTTATAGTATTCGTTCCTATCTAGCTCCCCATAGATTTCAAGGGCTGTCTTAGCATATGCCGGAGATACCACCAGAGACAGCTTGTGATTGCCCATGTAGCCCTCAACGGCATTTCTCCAGGTTTCGTCCCTGATATCCAGAAGGTCTGCTAAAACCCACACTTCTACGGCTTTTCCCGTCTCTTCTAAAAGGCGCTTCTGGACATAGGCTCTGGCCCGTTCTAAATATTTGGGGTAGGCTTTATTGCCTGCTTTAAGCTGGGTCAGTTCTTCGCTTGTCTGGCGCTCTTTTTTGCGGATATCACGTAAGGTACCTTCCGCTTCTTTTTTGGTCTCTTCTGTCTCTTTTTGCATTTCAGCAATGGAACGTTTTAACCGGATGAGAGTTTCCTCATCTGCTTCCTTTTTGCCAAATGCCTCGATATCCCAAATGGTCTGGTTTGCGGTGGTATCTTCTTCCACCCATTCCTTCAGCTTATCCGAGGTCTGGGACCATTTGACAGCACTTTTGTTTAAATGACCGATCAGTTCCTCTGTCGCATTCCACTGATTTTTTAAGTCCTCATATCCGGTGGAAGAGATTCTTTTAAGAAGCTCTTCTCCCTGCAGCGTCAGATCTTTCACCTGACCTTCCAGGCTGGTCTTTTGCTCTTCCTGACGAAGGAGGTCTTCCTTTGCAAGCCCAGTTTTATCCGTCAAAGCCTGGATTCTTGTCTGGTAGTCCTTGATTTCCGCTTTCCGGAAAAAGTACATATTTTTATGAATCTGGTCATTGAACTCCTGGACCCGATTGTATTTATCCGATAGTTCCTTTAGAATACTGATCTCAACCGACGTATCCTCGATTTTCTTCCGCATGCGGCCATACTGCATGACGCTTTCCTGCATATCCTCAATATGGATATCCTGGTCCATGCAGATGTATTCCTTTACGAAGTCCTCCAGCTTGATGTTCATTCGAAATGGAATGGCCCGTTTAAAGAGCAGTGGAAATTTCTCTGAATCAAGGCCGCCTAAATATACATCATAGAGCTGTCTCCGAAACCGCTCGTTATGGGACGTTGCAAAATACTCCTCCTTCGTATAATTAGAACGAAGGGTTGCAGTAATTTCCTCTATGGTCATGGCCCGGTCAGACGTCCGGTATCCATTGTCCCATAATGGACCCTTGTGCCAGAAGAATTTTCTGGAGATTTCATTGGTGGAGGTCTCTACATCAAAAACAACGCCAACGCACTGGAACGCCTCCGTATCAGTTCGCTCCAGCTCCAGCACAATGGTGGTTGAGAAATTCTGGTTTCTTAAGTAGGCAAATTCATTGTTCTCTCCAATGTTCACCATGCCCCGCAGATATTCAATGAGATTTCGGTCGGAATCATCGGCAGCCGCCTTATTAAAGAAGCCCCGACCATCGGTATTGGCATATAGAAGAATCTGCATGGCATCGATGACCGTAGATTTTCCGCTGCCGGAATGACCAGTAAAGAAATTGATTTCTTTATGGAAGGATAAGGTTTTCCGGTTGATATAATGCCAGTTGTTTAACAGGATCCTGGAAAGAGCCTCAAATTTCTGATTCGTCATCGCTGTCCTCTCCTTCTTCAAATGATTCTAACAGGCCCCTGACGTCGTCACCAAAAAGTACCACATTGATACAGGGGTAGATGATCAGCCGGCTGTCCCCTTCTAAGTCTTCCAAAAGGTCTAAGGGTTCCAGTACCTGATATTTCTTTAACAATGCTATGGTCCTTCTGATTTCAGTAGGAGCTGGCTGCTTTTTAAAGAGCCGGTAGCTTCCAAGCTTCTCGTGGATATCACTTAATGTGGTATAAACATTGACGCTTGTAGATACCTCTGCCATCTGTTCGTCGTAAATCAGCTTTAAAACAAGAAGATATAGGGTAGCAAGCTTTGGAAGCTTATCTCCCATGGTCGTTTCTCCCTGAATATAAATGATCCCAAGCTGGCTGTTTTCCAGAATGGATACACCGATTACGGCAAGATAGGAACGGATAAATTCCAGATGCTTGTTGCAGATTCGAAATTCCTGATTATAGGCAAAGCGTTCGGTCCGCTTATCGTACTTGTGCTCCAGCACAAAGGTCTGACGCAGGAGTATTTTTAAGCCGTCGGTGACTTCTCTTTTCTCCTCCTGGCTTAAAGCGTCATAATATGGAATCTGGCCGATGGCGCCAGCAGTCTCTTCGTATGTCATGATTCATTCCTCCTTACAAACACCAGCTTGGGGTAGCGGTATCTGCCATTGTCAATCAATTCCGGTTCAGGATTTTCCACTCCGTAAATGCTTTTTCGTCTGGTGGAATAATCATAAGCCAGAATCAGCATTTCAAAATCCTCTGCCGTTTTCACCGTATGCTCTGTCACTTCCATACGACCGTGATCCATATGGGAAGCCAGATAGCTTTCGATCTCTTTTCGGCTGTAACGGTTCTTTAGCCGGTTTAAGTTTAAAATCTCCTGAGCTGTCAGCTCCACAGATTCCTCATCTGCTGCAAGGGTCTCTTTAAAGACAGACCTTGGCTTTCTTTTCTTATATAGAGCATGCTCCGATAAAATGGATACCTGGGATAAGTTCATCCGATTGCCAGTCTCCTGGATCGCAGCTTCCTGATCCTCTGCCTCTGATAAATGATTTAAAAGGCGGATGACAAGGCCCTTCATGTTATCTTCCTGATTGAGCAGATAATTAAGCCTTGTTACGGTGGCCCGGATATACCTGGAATGTTCCTTATCCATGTTGGCGATCCGGTGCTCAATATCATCGAATCCACGCTCAATTTGATCCAGCTTTTCGGAAACATCTGCTGCCGTTACTTTATTCCGGCTGCGGACGCTCATCTCTTCCATCCACTGGACATCCTCCCGCATAGCGCTGATCCAACGCTTGATATCATTTTTATAGAGATAGAAGTTATCAGAGGTTTTTAAAATGTGGTATTTCTTTTTTACGATTTCTTCCACATAGCCTTCCAGATGATCCTTTAAAAGCTCTCCGTATGC
It encodes the following:
- the uvrA gene encoding excinuclease ABC subunit UvrA; translation: MAKQYIKIRGANEHNLKNVSVDIPRNELVVLTGLSGSGKSSLAFDTIYAEGQRRYMESLSSYARQFLGQMEKPDVENIEGLSPAISIDQKSTNRNPRSTVGTVTEIYDYLRLLYARVGIPHCPKCGREIRKQTVDQMVDQIMELPERTKIQLLAPVVRGRKGEHAKVLENSRKSGYVRVRIDGNLYELSEEIKLDKNIKHNIEVVVDRLAIREGIEKRLTDSIETVMDLADGLMIVDVIDGNPINFSQSFSCPDCGISIDEVEPRSFSFNNPFGACPDCFGLGYKMEFDEDLMIPDKSLSIDEGAITVLGWQSCTDKGSYTRAVLDALAKEYHFKLNTPFEDYPKEVHDILIHGTNGKEVKVYYKGQRGEGIYDVAFEGLVQNVARRYRETYSESSKAEYETFMRITPCPACGGMRLKKESLAVTVGDKNIYEATNMSIVRFREFFDQMNLTPMQRAIGDQILKEIRARVSFLIDVGLDYLTLSRATGTLSGGEAQRIRLATQIGSGLVGVAYILDEPSIGLHQRDNDKLLKTLLHLRDLGNSVIVVEHDEDTMMAADYIVDIGPGAGEHGGNVVAVGTAKQIMKNKNSVTGAYLSGRIKIPVPKERREPTGYLTVKGAQENNLKNIDVSFPLGVMTCVTGVSGSGKSSLVNEILYKALAKKLNRARTVPGKHKSLEGVDQLDKIIAIDQSPIGRTPRSNPATYTGVFDLIRDLFASTPDAKAKGYSKGRFSFNVKGGRCEACNGDGIIKIEMHFLPDVYVPCEVCNGKRYNRETLDVKYKGKNIYDVLDMTVEEAVKFFENVPSISRKISTLNDVGLSYIRLGQPSTELSGGEAQRIKLATELSKRGTGKTIYILDEPTTGLHFADVHKLIEILRKLSEGGNTVVVIEHNLEVIKTADYIIDIGPEGGDKGGTVIAKGTPEDVALCPDSYTGHYIKKYLE
- a CDS encoding GNAT family N-acetyltransferase, with product MRFEYTNSVSQDFILLCQELDESLNEQVGGEKNRSQYAQYNYLDDIKDVIVAYDNDLPVACASFKRYDEECAEVKRVYVRDEYRGKGISKKLMELIEVYAKEKGFQALILETGRPMTTAIHLYQGIGFETIPNYGQYKDMADSICMKKVL
- a CDS encoding ATP-binding protein, producing MTNQKFEALSRILLNNWHYINRKTLSFHKEINFFTGHSGSGKSTVIDAMQILLYANTDGRGFFNKAAADDSDRNLIEYLRGMVNIGENNEFAYLRNQNFSTTIVLELERTDTEAFQCVGVVFDVETSTNEISRKFFWHKGPLWDNGYRTSDRAMTIEEITATLRSNYTKEEYFATSHNERFRRQLYDVYLGGLDSEKFPLLFKRAIPFRMNIKLEDFVKEYICMDQDIHIEDMQESVMQYGRMRKKIEDTSVEISILKELSDKYNRVQEFNDQIHKNMYFFRKAEIKDYQTRIQALTDKTGLAKEDLLRQEEQKTSLEGQVKDLTLQGEELLKRISSTGYEDLKNQWNATEELIGHLNKSAVKWSQTSDKLKEWVEEDTTANQTIWDIEAFGKKEADEETLIRLKRSIAEMQKETEETKKEAEGTLRDIRKKERQTSEELTQLKAGNKAYPKYLERARAYVQKRLLEETGKAVEVWVLADLLDIRDETWRNAVEGYMGNHKLSLVVSPAYAKTALEIYGELDRNEYYNVAVLDTEEASKHTSEVMEGALSEEVVVRETYLQPYIDLLLGRVVKCLTVEELRRCKVGVTPDCMLYHTFRLQHMNPDNYTKFAYIGKDSVRRRIRLLEKSLISMEEEKKPQEEVLKECQRILSMEALSEETSVYLEWQQDMNSLNQKEKEKKKLEQKLEKIKAQNVSEWEKEREAILILCDGKRAEQRALDKLIFECSGKIEGYQKEILELQSQLVEKTSSLEPEEELEEESRAYFETEEIPRYDRLKDRFYALSKKAEEARDDAFSILVSARGEYGRKYPNRNCSLTSKDNEEYDRLLELMECGNLEEYRKMAAEQAKSAVLHFKDDFMFKIRSAIRDAIQRKDELNRIISRLDFGKDKYQFVIGKNKGPDGRYYDMFMDDSLEVNPSQLTDAVDDQMNLFTMEHENQYGEIINDLINIFIPPDNATPEQMEEAKRNMDRYADYRTYLSFDMQQLVQNEDEVIKIRLSKMLKKNSGGEGQNPLYVALLASFAQAYRISQSPKVQRNPTIRLVVLDEAFSKMDAEKVASCIELIRGLGFQAIISATNDKIQNYVENVDKTFVFANPNKKSISIQEFERESFPELMQELDEDVES
- a CDS encoding DUF4194 domain-containing protein; protein product: MTYEETAGAIGQIPYYDALSQEEKREVTDGLKILLRQTFVLEHKYDKRTERFAYNQEFRICNKHLEFIRSYLAVIGVSILENSQLGIIYIQGETTMGDKLPKLATLYLLVLKLIYDEQMAEVSTSVNVYTTLSDIHEKLGSYRLFKKQPAPTEIRRTIALLKKYQVLEPLDLLEDLEGDSRLIIYPCINVVLFGDDVRGLLESFEEGEDSDDESEI
- a CDS encoding Wadjet anti-phage system protein JetA family protein → MILMNEIPDRFWGLFRSINRSTYIEALLRINEEYEYSNYFLSREVCLQVLDEYFLQKRFVIWQDELEEEADELEPPAARVLNWLLRAGWLRKVDDYASMTVHIVIPDYAAVMIEAFFKLTTDEEDETQIYIQNIYAILFSLKNDPRASISLLNTAYVNTKRLNKTLQDMLHNMDKFFASLLEKRAYGELLKDHLEGYVEEIVKKKYHILKTSDNFYLYKNDIKRWISAMREDVQWMEEMSVRSRNKVTAADVSEKLDQIERGFDDIEHRIANMDKEHSRYIRATVTRLNYLLNQEDNMKGLVIRLLNHLSEAEDQEAAIQETGNRMNLSQVSILSEHALYKKRKPRSVFKETLAADEESVELTAQEILNLNRLKNRYSRKEIESYLASHMDHGRMEVTEHTVKTAEDFEMLILAYDYSTRRKSIYGVENPEPELIDNGRYRYPKLVFVRRNES